From the Deltaproteobacteria bacterium genome, one window contains:
- a CDS encoding rhomboid family intramembrane serine protease, with translation MKVNESLTTALIAVAVLWFIFFAGYFAPVDLRLYGIRPRQTNGLIGVLLWPFLHVNLQHLMANSFAFFCLLFLSLSFSKLLTIKALVIITLLGGAAVWTFGSAHTIHIGASGIIFGLLGFLIFLGIFRREWKALIISLLVFLLYGGLLVTLLIRIPGVSWSGHFFGFAAGVIAAWVTRPGRRA, from the coding sequence ATGAAAGTTAATGAAAGCCTTACCACCGCCCTCATAGCTGTGGCCGTTCTATGGTTTATCTTTTTTGCAGGCTATTTTGCACCGGTTGATCTTCGGCTGTATGGTATCCGCCCGCGTCAGACCAACGGCCTGATCGGCGTTCTTCTCTGGCCTTTTCTGCATGTCAATCTCCAGCACCTCATGGCCAATAGTTTTGCCTTCTTCTGCCTGCTTTTTCTGTCGCTGTCCTTTAGCAAACTCCTGACGATCAAGGCGCTGGTCATCATTACCCTCCTGGGAGGCGCTGCGGTCTGGACATTCGGGAGCGCTCACACCATTCATATCGGCGCCAGCGGAATCATTTTTGGTCTGCTTGGTTTCCTGATTTTTCTGGGAATCTTTCGCCGGGAGTGGAAGGCCCTGATTATATCCCTGTTGGTCTTTCTTCTTTATGGAGGGCTGCTCGTGACCCTGCTCATCCGGATTCCGGGGGTTAGCTGGTCCGGCCACTTTTTCGGGTTCGCGGCCGGCGTGATTGCGGCCTGGGTGACCCGCCCTGGCCGGAGGGCCTGA
- the speD gene encoding adenosylmethionine decarboxylase: MKGLGKHLVVELFGCDSAKISDMKVIEKHLLEAVNLSGATIVQPFFHQFPPNGVSGIVVVAESHFSIHTWPEFGYAALDIFTCGDLTEGRKAVEYLKKHLKVKSCSIMELERGPAGPAIIRAEGQG, encoded by the coding sequence GTGAAAGGATTGGGCAAGCATCTGGTTGTGGAGCTGTTTGGCTGTGACAGCGCCAAAATAAGCGACATGAAGGTCATAGAAAAACACCTGCTGGAAGCGGTCAACCTTTCCGGGGCCACCATTGTCCAGCCCTTCTTCCACCAGTTCCCGCCCAACGGGGTCAGCGGCATCGTGGTCGTGGCCGAATCCCATTTCTCCATCCACACCTGGCCGGAATTTGGATACGCCGCCCTGGACATCTTTACCTGCGGCGACCTGACCGAAGGCCGGAAGGCCGTGGAGTACCTGAAAAAGCACCTCAAGGTTAAAAGCTGCTCTATCATGGAGCTTGAGCGAGGACCGGCCGGACCTGCTATCATCCGTGCCGAGGGCCAGGGCTGA
- a CDS encoding DUF350 domain-containing protein: MTLDSLLLAVIFIIGFYVLFYIGKVVNDLLHREYRLSYELVEKDNAALALAVVGYYFGLVLAIGGTVVGPSSGILEDLLDLCIYGVLGIILLNISWFLCDKFILYKFHISDELIRDHNQGTGAVSAGVSVASGLIIYGAVTGEGGSIWTVLIFWAIGQIILILAGLLYNLITPYDIHAEIERDNVAAGVSFAGALIAIGVVVGLAGEGDFTSWSQSLLNYLAFIIVGLILLPVIRLLTDRVLLPAVKLSDEIAAQEKPNLGAAYIEAFSYIAAAFIIYWCV, from the coding sequence ATGACCCTGGACAGCTTACTTCTAGCAGTAATTTTCATCATTGGTTTTTATGTCCTGTTCTATATCGGCAAGGTGGTCAACGACCTGCTGCACCGAGAATACAGGCTGAGCTACGAGCTGGTCGAAAAGGACAACGCCGCCCTGGCTCTGGCCGTGGTCGGCTACTACTTCGGGCTGGTCCTCGCTATTGGCGGGACCGTTGTCGGCCCGAGCAGCGGCATCCTGGAAGACTTGCTTGACCTTTGCATTTACGGAGTTTTAGGCATCATTCTGCTTAATATCTCCTGGTTCTTATGCGACAAGTTTATTCTATATAAATTCCATATCAGCGACGAGCTTATCAGGGATCATAATCAGGGAACCGGAGCGGTTTCGGCCGGTGTCAGCGTGGCCTCGGGTTTGATCATCTATGGCGCGGTGACGGGTGAGGGTGGTTCGATATGGACCGTCCTCATCTTCTGGGCCATCGGGCAGATTATCCTGATCCTGGCCGGACTCCTGTATAACCTCATCACGCCCTATGATATTCACGCGGAGATCGAGCGGGATAACGTGGCGGCTGGCGTGAGCTTTGCCGGGGCGCTCATCGCCATCGGGGTTGTTGTTGGGTTGGCCGGGGAAGGTGATTTCACGTCCTGGTCTCAAAGCCTGCTGAACTATCTGGCCTTTATCATCGTCGGCCTCATCCTGCTGCCTGTCATACGTCTGCTGACCGACAGGGTTCTTCTTCCTGCGGTCAAGCTTTCGGATGAGATTGCCGCTCAGGAAAAGCCCAATCTAGGCGCCGCCTATATTGAGGCGTTTTCCTATATTGCCGCCGCCTTTATCATTTACTGGTGTGTCTAG
- a CDS encoding polyamine aminopropyltransferase — protein MSSPRGVSTVLKISVFATGCAGIVAEFVLSTLATYIVGNAIFQWTIVMSLMFFAMGLGSRLSAVFRHRLLDAFIIIEFSLSLLCASSAALAYGLVAYTVYARLMIYTQAFVIGLLIGLEIPLVTRLNQAYEELRSNIAGVMEKDYYGALVGGLLFAFFALPHLGLTYTPIALGAINFLVAALLLFSFFGLLSRKKVLVSAFAITCAALITLGVLAKPIILFGEQRQYRDKVIFAKQTVYQKIVITQWKKHYWLFINGQEQFSTYDEEKYHEPLVHPAMKLAAGRDRVLILGGGDGLALREVLKYPEVTSVTLVDLDPAITKMAQTHPVLVEINQGAMNDPRVKVINQDAAVFLREDAELYDLIFIDLPDPDTIDLMHVYSLNFYRLAHRHLKGGGMLAAQATSPYFARQAFLCIMKTIEAAGFSVLPYHNQVPTMGEWAWVLGARREDIKAPALRRRVLMEDFNGLDTRFFNTNAMISMAHFGKGVLDGPEAEKIKINTKSNPVLMRYYLAGTWGAY, from the coding sequence GTGTCTAGCCCTCGCGGTGTAAGCACCGTTCTCAAGATATCCGTCTTTGCCACCGGCTGCGCGGGCATCGTGGCCGAATTCGTTCTTTCCACCCTGGCAACCTATATCGTTGGCAACGCTATCTTCCAGTGGACCATAGTCATGTCCCTGATGTTCTTTGCCATGGGGCTGGGCAGCCGCCTCAGTGCGGTCTTTCGCCACCGACTGCTGGACGCCTTTATTATCATCGAATTCAGTTTGTCCCTGCTGTGCGCCTCCTCAGCCGCCCTGGCATACGGACTGGTGGCCTATACGGTTTACGCCAGGTTGATGATTTATACCCAGGCCTTTGTCATCGGCCTGCTTATCGGCCTGGAGATTCCCCTGGTGACCCGGCTGAACCAGGCCTATGAGGAGCTGCGCTCCAACATCGCCGGGGTCATGGAAAAGGATTACTACGGCGCGCTTGTAGGCGGCCTTCTTTTCGCCTTCTTTGCCTTGCCTCATCTGGGCCTGACCTATACTCCCATCGCGCTGGGGGCGATCAACTTTTTGGTGGCGGCCCTGCTTCTCTTTAGCTTTTTTGGGCTTCTCAGCCGGAAGAAGGTCCTGGTGTCCGCCTTTGCCATAACCTGCGCGGCCCTGATCACCCTTGGAGTTCTGGCCAAACCGATTATCCTGTTCGGAGAACAGCGGCAGTATCGCGACAAGGTCATCTTCGCCAAACAAACGGTCTACCAGAAGATCGTGATTACACAGTGGAAAAAGCATTACTGGCTCTTCATTAACGGGCAGGAGCAGTTCAGCACTTACGATGAAGAAAAGTATCACGAGCCGCTGGTGCATCCGGCCATGAAACTGGCCGCTGGCAGGGACAGGGTCCTGATCCTGGGCGGCGGGGACGGGCTTGCTCTCAGGGAGGTGCTCAAATATCCGGAAGTCACGTCAGTGACCCTGGTGGACCTGGACCCGGCCATAACGAAGATGGCGCAAACTCATCCGGTCCTGGTGGAGATCAATCAGGGCGCCATGAACGACCCCCGGGTCAAGGTTATCAATCAGGATGCGGCCGTTTTTTTAAGGGAGGATGCCGAGCTGTACGACCTGATTTTCATTGACCTGCCCGATCCTGACACCATTGACCTGATGCACGTTTACTCCCTGAATTTTTACCGGCTGGCGCACCGGCACCTCAAGGGCGGCGGCATGCTGGCGGCGCAGGCCACCAGTCCTTATTTTGCCCGGCAGGCCTTTTTATGCATCATGAAAACGATTGAAGCGGCCGGGTTCAGCGTGCTGCCTTATCACAACCAGGTTCCGACCATGGGCGAGTGGGCCTGGGTCCTGGGGGCCAGGCGCGAAGATATCAAGGCGCCCGCCTTGAGAAGGCGTGTCTTGATGGAGGACTTTAACGGTCTGGACACCAGATTTTTCAACACCAACGCCATGATCTCCATGGCTCACTTTGGCAAGGGCGTTCTTGACGGGCCTGAGGCGGAAAAGATAAAGATCAACACCAAGAGCAACCCCGTCCTGATGCGCTATTACCTCGCCGGAACCTGGGGGGCTTACTGA
- a CDS encoding transposase yields the protein MADRKIYEEEGQAHYLTFSCYRRRKLLNDDIHKKIVIGVLSSQLTLQEGECFGFVVMPDHVHAIVCFPIINRISHFMKQWKQMSSRQIKNNMKMHYTSYTSDFDVNDPAWQRRYYDFNLYTEKKLVEKLKYMHENPVRGGLVDRPEDWQFSSAPFYLSGQSCGVKIQPPE from the coding sequence GGCTGACAGAAAAATTTACGAAGAGGAAGGTCAGGCGCATTACCTAACATTTTCTTGTTATCGACGAAGAAAGCTTCTGAATGACGATATTCACAAGAAAATTGTCATTGGAGTGCTTAGTTCTCAGTTAACCCTACAGGAAGGAGAATGCTTTGGTTTCGTGGTGATGCCTGATCATGTACATGCCATCGTCTGCTTCCCCATAATAAATCGCATCAGTCATTTTATGAAACAATGGAAACAAATGTCTTCCCGACAAATCAAAAACAATATGAAAATGCATTATACTTCTTATACCTCAGATTTCGATGTAAATGACCCGGCCTGGCAGCGCCGATATTACGATTTCAATCTTTACACCGAAAAGAAGCTGGTAGAGAAACTAAAGTATATGCACGAAAATCCGGTAAGAGGGGGATTGGTGGACAGGCCGGAAGACTGGCAATTTAGCTCCGCGCCATTTTATTTGTCGGGACAATCGTGTGGAGTAAAAATCCAGCCCCCGGAATGA